The proteins below come from a single Tenuifilum thalassicum genomic window:
- a CDS encoding DUF6769 family protein → MKRNITILAITTAVVMMWVHALVPHHHHNGEVCFVETHDVGYNHSANSSNENNSEHHKHTSCNLLNDLAQAEKFRFPASALIVKTTHIVHSILAESFWANLHLRIWTSKYIFYFNFHKRWQSPLLNSISFRAPPF, encoded by the coding sequence ATGAAACGAAACATTACCATACTTGCTATTACCACAGCCGTTGTTATGATGTGGGTACATGCATTGGTTCCACATCACCATCATAATGGCGAGGTGTGTTTCGTTGAAACTCATGATGTAGGATACAATCACTCGGCCAATAGTAGTAATGAAAACAATAGTGAGCACCATAAGCACACATCCTGTAATCTTTTAAACGATTTAGCACAAGCTGAAAAGTTCAGGTTTCCTGCCTCAGCTTTAATTGTAAAGACTACACATATTGTACACTCTATATTGGCAGAATCTTTTTGGGCTAATCTGCATCTAAGAATATGGACATCGAAATATATTTTCTACTTCAACTTTCACAAACGCTGGCAATCGCCATTATTAAATAGCATCTCGTTTCGCGCACCTCCATTTTAG
- a CDS encoding efflux RND transporter permease subunit — translation MLDRIIKFSLNNKYLILVSTLVLILVGLRTVSTMDIDVFPDLTAPTVVVLTDAHGMAAEEVERLVTFPIETAVNGATDVRRVRSVSAQGFSFVWVEFDWGADIFKARQIVSEKLINVSQQMPMGVGQPMLAPQSSVMGEIFFVGLQADSTSMMELRTLAEWTVKPLILATGGVSQVTIIGGDYKQYQVVANPTRMLHLGISMHELVEACKYISLNSNAVNIREYGNEYVVRGIARTADIEQLGQTLVTTRNGLPVKVSDVADIKIGAAPKMGYASFNASPAVILAISKQPNINTLEVTKKIEENLENLKKSLPADVKLDTKIFRQADFIERSVGNVQQALIEGAIFVSIILFLFLGSFRTTIISLLAIPLSLLATFVVMKLLGLNINTMSLGGMAIAIGSLVDDAIIDVENVYKRLRQNRLKPKEERLSSFSIVFEASREIRASIMNATLIIIVAFVPLFFLSGMEGRMLKPLGISFIVSLFMSLLVAMTLTPVLARMLLTGDKYLKRNEKEKWLVIKLRNWYERSLTKALNHKWSVISSALILLIASVILLSGMGRNFLPEFNEGSLTLSVVTPPGTSLDETHKVGYYIEKQLLAIPEVISTARRTGRGELDEHSQATNSSEIDVNYQLKERSNDEFLADVRATLARIPGIAVTVGQPLGHRIDHMLSGTRASIAIKLFGDDLSRLYSLGNQIKSEIIGIEGLVDVNVEQQVEVPQIQIRANRAMLAEYGISIEEFNEFIDMVLGGEKLADIYEGQQRFDLVVRLDSSYTSTIDGLKSVLIDSPTHGKVPLEQVAEVVSVTGPNTISRENVQRKLVISANVAQRDLRSVVNDIKRTVEDKISFPEGYRIEYGGQFESEARASRTLMIASLISILVIFMLLVVEFRNFGLAGIILLNLPLALIGGVFAIWITSGVISIPAIIGFISLFGIATRNGILLISNYIRHHKMGVDIQEGVIQGSSDRLNAILMTALTAALALIPLAFKGHLSGNEIQSPMAKVILGGLLTSTFLNIYIIPIVYTMFVKNKKVKYDDIED, via the coding sequence ATGCTTGATAGGATAATAAAATTTTCGCTAAATAATAAGTACTTAATACTAGTAAGCACTTTAGTGCTTATTCTTGTTGGGCTACGTACGGTATCGACTATGGATATCGACGTGTTCCCAGACCTAACTGCGCCAACGGTGGTTGTATTGACCGATGCGCATGGTATGGCAGCCGAAGAGGTTGAACGGCTAGTTACCTTTCCCATTGAAACTGCTGTAAACGGAGCAACCGATGTTCGACGTGTACGCTCGGTTTCGGCGCAAGGATTCTCTTTTGTTTGGGTTGAATTTGATTGGGGTGCCGATATTTTTAAAGCACGACAGATTGTTAGCGAAAAGCTAATAAACGTATCCCAACAAATGCCAATGGGAGTTGGACAGCCAATGCTTGCCCCACAGAGCAGCGTTATGGGAGAAATCTTTTTTGTTGGTTTACAAGCCGACAGCACAAGCATGATGGAGCTACGCACCTTGGCTGAGTGGACCGTAAAACCGTTAATTCTTGCTACTGGTGGAGTTTCGCAGGTTACCATTATTGGAGGGGATTACAAGCAATATCAAGTTGTTGCCAATCCAACACGAATGCTTCACCTTGGAATATCGATGCACGAGCTGGTGGAGGCCTGCAAGTATATCAGCCTAAACTCAAACGCAGTTAACATTCGCGAATACGGGAATGAATATGTAGTTCGTGGAATTGCACGAACAGCCGATATTGAACAGCTTGGGCAAACACTTGTTACCACTAGAAATGGCTTACCAGTAAAGGTTAGCGATGTGGCAGATATTAAAATTGGAGCTGCTCCTAAAATGGGATACGCATCGTTTAACGCTTCGCCTGCAGTTATTCTTGCCATCTCAAAACAGCCCAATATCAACACGCTTGAGGTTACTAAAAAGATTGAAGAAAACCTCGAAAACCTAAAAAAATCGCTACCAGCAGATGTAAAACTCGATACAAAGATTTTTCGTCAGGCCGATTTTATTGAGCGGTCAGTTGGAAACGTACAACAAGCCCTAATTGAGGGAGCAATATTTGTCTCCATCATTCTTTTTCTTTTTCTAGGTAGTTTCCGAACTACCATAATCTCTCTTCTTGCCATCCCCCTTTCTCTTCTTGCCACATTTGTGGTTATGAAACTATTGGGATTAAACATCAACACCATGAGCTTAGGCGGCATGGCCATTGCCATAGGTTCACTTGTTGATGATGCCATTATTGACGTGGAAAACGTATATAAGCGACTAAGGCAAAACCGGCTGAAGCCTAAAGAGGAACGATTATCGTCATTTTCTATTGTTTTTGAGGCCTCACGTGAGATTAGAGCATCAATTATGAATGCTACACTTATTATAATAGTTGCCTTTGTGCCCCTATTCTTCCTTAGCGGGATGGAAGGTCGCATGCTTAAACCACTTGGAATTTCGTTTATAGTTTCGCTTTTCATGTCGCTACTTGTAGCCATGACACTTACTCCAGTTCTTGCTCGCATGTTATTAACTGGCGATAAGTACTTGAAACGAAACGAAAAGGAGAAATGGCTTGTTATCAAGTTACGTAATTGGTACGAAAGGTCACTTACCAAAGCGCTAAATCACAAGTGGAGCGTGATAAGTTCTGCCCTTATCCTATTGATAGCATCAGTAATCCTGCTTAGTGGTATGGGACGTAACTTTTTGCCAGAGTTTAACGAGGGCTCTCTAACGCTCTCGGTAGTTACACCACCAGGGACATCACTTGACGAGACTCATAAAGTTGGTTACTATATTGAAAAGCAACTACTAGCTATACCTGAAGTTATTTCAACTGCTCGAAGGACAGGTAGAGGGGAGCTTGACGAACACTCACAGGCAACCAATAGCTCAGAGATAGATGTAAACTACCAGCTAAAAGAACGTAGCAACGACGAATTCCTGGCAGATGTTCGCGCAACACTTGCACGCATACCTGGTATTGCTGTTACTGTTGGCCAACCGTTAGGCCATCGAATCGACCATATGCTATCAGGTACAAGGGCTAGTATTGCCATAAAACTTTTTGGCGACGACCTGAGCAGGTTATATTCACTTGGCAATCAGATTAAATCTGAGATTATTGGTATAGAGGGCCTGGTTGACGTTAACGTTGAGCAGCAGGTTGAAGTACCACAAATACAGATTAGAGCCAATAGGGCTATGCTAGCCGAGTATGGTATTAGCATAGAAGAATTTAACGAGTTTATTGATATGGTTCTTGGTGGGGAAAAACTTGCAGATATCTATGAGGGTCAACAACGTTTCGACTTGGTGGTTCGATTAGACTCAAGCTATACATCCACTATTGATGGGTTAAAATCGGTTTTAATCGATTCGCCCACACACGGGAAGGTTCCTCTTGAACAGGTTGCCGAAGTAGTTTCGGTTACCGGGCCTAACACCATAAGCCGAGAGAATGTTCAGCGTAAGCTTGTTATTTCGGCCAATGTGGCCCAACGCGACCTGCGCAGTGTAGTAAATGACATCAAAAGAACTGTAGAGGATAAAATCTCGTTTCCCGAGGGTTATAGAATTGAGTATGGCGGTCAGTTTGAAAGTGAGGCCCGCGCTTCACGTACACTTATGATTGCCTCATTAATATCTATCCTGGTAATTTTCATGTTACTTGTGGTAGAATTTCGTAACTTTGGTTTAGCAGGAATTATTCTGCTTAATTTGCCCTTAGCCCTTATTGGTGGAGTTTTTGCCATTTGGATTACATCAGGTGTAATAAGTATTCCTGCAATTATTGGATTTATTTCGTTATTCGGAATAGCTACACGTAATGGTATTTTACTAATATCTAACTATATTCGACATCATAAAATGGGAGTAGATATCCAGGAAGGAGTTATACAAGGGTCATCGGACAGGTTAAATGCAATTCTAATGACAGCATTAACCGCTGCCCTAGCCCTAATTCCTCTTGCGTTTAAGGGGCATCTTTCTGGTAACGAAATTCAAAGTCCAATGGCAAAAGTAATTTTGGGAGGCCTACTAACATCTACATTTTTAAACATTTACATTATCCCAATTGTTTATACCATGTTTGTTAAAAACAAAAAAGTTAAATACGATGATATTGAGGACTAA
- a CDS encoding efflux RND transporter periplasmic adaptor subunit codes for MVRKFNILFFTALLIFWGCHNTNESHEHSHNEHSHEHAETADHDHDEELTHFTVYTNNLEIYIVGKPLIMGEESELLAHLTNLNTFKPAEIDSIGFEVKFDNKEYHFHGHATNTKGIYHIHANFDFNGEAQGKLIVYNNNGETNDIDLGKFEVYHCEHDFEDAHEHHEIPNSIHFSKEQAWSVDFATTAVNPMPMGMVIRTSGRVMPAQSDERVITAGASGVVNFLESNVYEGLMLKKANPILRITSSGTTDDNFLVRYTEAKNRFEIAKAQYERQKALAVEKIVSEAELQNSLKEYEVAKAAYQTIVKGNSLQGQLISSPFDGEVTSIFVSNGEYVSAGQPLIKLARLSTQKIQCYVQPKYIKELGNINDANIRIAGSSKTLNLHKIGGRIVSVGRTITSANHLIPVTLEIPYTENVPNGEIAEVYLLCKPAKNLLTVPKTALLEAQGNYFVMVQHSPETFVKREVKLGISDGVRVEVLSGLKPGERVVTRGAIYVKMAQSSGALDAHSGHIH; via the coding sequence ATGGTGCGAAAATTTAACATCTTGTTTTTTACAGCATTGCTTATTTTTTGGGGATGCCACAACACTAATGAATCCCATGAGCATTCACATAACGAACACAGCCACGAACACGCAGAAACGGCTGACCACGACCACGATGAAGAACTTACTCATTTCACGGTATATACCAACAACTTAGAGATTTATATTGTAGGAAAACCACTTATTATGGGAGAGGAGTCGGAACTGCTTGCTCATCTTACCAACCTTAACACGTTTAAACCTGCTGAGATTGATTCTATTGGCTTTGAAGTAAAATTCGATAACAAGGAGTACCACTTTCATGGCCATGCCACCAATACAAAGGGAATTTACCACATTCATGCAAATTTTGACTTTAACGGGGAGGCACAAGGAAAGTTGATTGTTTATAACAATAATGGAGAAACAAACGATATTGATTTGGGCAAGTTTGAGGTTTACCACTGTGAGCACGATTTTGAGGATGCTCATGAGCATCACGAAATCCCAAACTCCATACACTTCAGCAAGGAGCAGGCGTGGTCGGTTGATTTTGCTACAACAGCTGTTAATCCCATGCCAATGGGAATGGTTATCAGAACATCGGGCAGAGTAATGCCTGCCCAAAGCGATGAAAGGGTGATTACTGCAGGGGCGTCTGGTGTTGTCAACTTTTTGGAAAGTAATGTTTACGAAGGATTGATGTTAAAAAAAGCGAATCCTATTCTAAGAATAACATCAAGCGGCACTACCGACGATAACTTTTTAGTTCGGTACACAGAGGCTAAAAACAGATTTGAAATTGCAAAAGCCCAATACGAAAGGCAAAAAGCATTAGCCGTTGAAAAGATAGTTTCTGAAGCCGAGTTACAAAATTCCTTGAAAGAGTATGAGGTAGCCAAAGCTGCATATCAAACCATTGTAAAAGGGAACAGCTTGCAGGGTCAGCTCATATCTAGTCCTTTCGATGGAGAGGTTACGTCAATCTTTGTGTCAAATGGCGAATATGTTTCGGCTGGACAGCCACTTATAAAGTTAGCAAGGCTTTCAACGCAGAAAATTCAATGCTATGTTCAGCCTAAATACATTAAGGAATTGGGGAACATTAACGATGCAAACATAAGGATTGCTGGTAGCAGTAAAACTCTAAACTTACATAAAATTGGAGGAAGGATTGTTTCGGTAGGTAGAACAATAACCTCTGCTAATCATTTAATTCCAGTTACACTGGAAATACCATATACCGAAAATGTTCCCAATGGTGAAATAGCAGAAGTGTACCTACTATGCAAGCCTGCTAAAAATCTGCTAACAGTTCCCAAAACTGCTCTTCTGGAAGCACAAGGAAACTATTTTGTAATGGTACAGCATAGCCCCGAAACATTTGTTAAGCGCGAAGTTAAACTTGGCATTTCGGACGGAGTTAGAGTTGAAGTTTTAAGCGGACTTAAACCAGGCGAAAGGGTTGTAACTCGTGGAGCCATTTATGTAAAAATGGCACAAAGTTCTGGTGCATTAGATGCTCATTCGGGTCACATTCATTAA
- a CDS encoding TolC family protein, translating to MILRTKIIGLLLILAVADISHAQNSFQAILQQIDTNNLALKVYRQQLEADKLASRIGLSPSNPQAEVIYQWGSPVDIGNKTTISITQEFDFPTAYIYKSKLAKGSENSYQHEYSIKRAEVLQNASRVYADIVYYNALVAELQRQYKSAEIIAHSLERKFEVGEQNIIPSTQAKLVMQELSSRLEQIKMERLALRDELTALNGGIPIEVTDSTMLLPELPESFEAWYGKTEQLNPELAYLNNEIENSRLRLSLTKSESLPTFTLGYASEKVVGERFQGVVAGLSIPLWEKSNTIKHAKANQRYVQLAKDEYTFTYRQQAQRLYNKATSLNKLILELEQTIKQYDITSKLKLALEKGEISVVEYYSELNSYNAIRERLLEVQHEYLLTYIELNRFVY from the coding sequence ATGATATTGAGGACTAAAATAATTGGTCTACTACTGATTTTAGCTGTAGCAGACATCTCTCACGCCCAAAATAGTTTCCAAGCTATTTTACAACAGATAGACACAAACAACCTGGCATTAAAAGTTTATCGGCAGCAACTTGAAGCCGATAAACTTGCAAGCCGAATTGGGCTATCACCAAGCAATCCTCAAGCCGAAGTAATTTACCAATGGGGTAGCCCTGTTGACATAGGCAACAAAACCACAATTAGCATAACTCAGGAGTTCGATTTTCCAACAGCTTATATTTATAAGTCAAAGCTAGCAAAAGGTTCAGAAAATTCTTATCAACACGAATATTCTATTAAACGTGCCGAGGTTCTTCAAAATGCATCAAGAGTATATGCCGATATAGTATATTACAACGCATTGGTTGCAGAACTACAGCGCCAGTACAAAAGTGCTGAAATAATTGCACACTCGCTAGAACGAAAGTTTGAGGTTGGAGAGCAAAACATAATTCCTTCAACACAAGCAAAACTAGTTATGCAAGAGCTGAGTTCTCGTCTTGAACAGATTAAAATGGAACGGCTGGCACTAAGAGACGAACTCACAGCACTTAATGGGGGTATTCCAATAGAAGTTACCGATTCGACAATGCTGCTTCCAGAACTGCCTGAATCGTTTGAAGCCTGGTATGGTAAAACCGAACAGCTTAATCCCGAATTGGCATACTTAAACAACGAAATTGAAAATAGCCGTTTAAGGCTTAGTCTGACCAAATCGGAAAGTTTGCCCACTTTCACATTGGGATATGCCAGCGAGAAGGTTGTTGGTGAGCGTTTTCAAGGCGTAGTGGCAGGCTTGTCAATTCCTCTTTGGGAAAAGTCTAATACCATTAAGCATGCAAAGGCTAACCAACGGTACGTGCAACTTGCTAAGGATGAGTACACATTTACCTACCGGCAGCAAGCCCAACGTCTTTATAACAAGGCAACCAGCCTAAACAAGCTAATATTGGAGTTGGAGCAAACCATTAAACAATACGACATAACCTCGAAACTAAAGCTTGCACTCGAAAAAGGCGAAATCTCAGTAGTTGAGTATTACAGTGAGCTTAATAGCTACAACGCAATCAGAGAAAGGCTGCTGGAGGTTCAGCATGAATATCTTTTAACATACATCGAGCTAAATAGATTTGTATACTAA